A single region of the Gracilibacillus caseinilyticus genome encodes:
- a CDS encoding carbohydrate ABC transporter permease, whose protein sequence is MLEQIKSQTQKRRKFWNEERKEAFSGYLYISPFFILFAVFGLFPILFSFYLGFHKWNGLGEMEYVGLQNFKWILTDPIFWKSLSNTLIMWVLGTLPQIIVGIVLAYALNSAIIKMKGLFRVSIFMPYVTSTVAVAIVFGVMFNSQEFGLMNVIIGWFGMDPMSWSTSEWGVKVAISTMVFWRWVGYNTIIYLAGLQGIPKELYEASVIDGASVRQKIQFITIPMLRPIIILTVFTSTIGALQLFTEPLIYIGRSYREEGITVVLYLYREAFANLAFGPASATAIILFIIIIVLSSINVFITNRIGR, encoded by the coding sequence ATCTTGGAGCAGATAAAGTCACAAACGCAAAAAAGACGAAAGTTTTGGAATGAAGAAAGAAAAGAAGCATTCTCTGGTTATCTTTATATTTCTCCTTTTTTTATTTTGTTTGCTGTATTTGGGTTGTTTCCGATTCTCTTCAGTTTCTATCTAGGCTTTCATAAGTGGAATGGTCTCGGTGAAATGGAGTATGTCGGTTTACAGAATTTTAAATGGATTTTGACTGATCCGATTTTTTGGAAATCTCTTAGTAATACGTTAATCATGTGGGTGTTAGGAACATTACCACAAATAATAGTAGGGATCGTGCTTGCATATGCACTTAATTCCGCGATCATAAAGATGAAAGGCTTATTCCGAGTTTCTATTTTTATGCCATACGTGACCTCTACTGTAGCGGTTGCTATTGTTTTTGGTGTGATGTTTAACAGTCAGGAATTTGGATTGATGAACGTCATCATAGGGTGGTTCGGTATGGATCCGATGAGCTGGTCAACCTCAGAATGGGGTGTGAAAGTAGCGATATCCACTATGGTATTTTGGCGTTGGGTTGGCTATAACACGATTATATATTTGGCAGGTCTTCAAGGAATCCCGAAAGAATTGTATGAAGCATCGGTGATCGATGGTGCATCGGTCAGGCAGAAGATTCAATTCATTACTATCCCAATGCTTCGACCTATTATCATACTGACAGTGTTCACTTCGACGATAGGTGCCTTGCAGTTGTTTACGGAGCCATTAATTTACATCGGACGATCTTACCGTGAGGAAGGCATTACGGTGGTGTTGTATTTATACAGAGAGGCTTTTGCGAATCTTGCCTTTGGTCCTGCATCGGCAACGGCAATTATTCTATTTATCATTATCATAGTGCTGTCCAGTATTAATGTCTTCATTACAAACAGGATAGGGCGTTAG
- a CDS encoding carbohydrate ABC transporter permease produces MFIYLILAAAAILSIFPFYWMFVMASNHNSAINSLPPAFIPGAELVTNFKNVINTIEFFGAMWNSLLVSTITTIGVLFLCSLAGYAFAKLRFKGRNFLFFAILVTMMIPPQLGLIPQYIIITKLDWLNDMKAIIFPGLIDAFGIFWMRQYISSNVPDELVDAAKIDGCSHFRVYWNIAVPVVIPAFATLAIIRFMYIWNDFLWPLVVLREESSYTIQVALRGLIDNYVRDNGMIMSGTFWATVPLIIIFLLLNKLFISSLTEGAVKS; encoded by the coding sequence ATGTTTATTTATCTTATCTTAGCAGCTGCCGCGATTCTGTCGATTTTTCCATTTTATTGGATGTTTGTAATGGCGAGCAACCATAATAGCGCAATTAACAGCTTACCTCCCGCGTTTATTCCTGGTGCGGAGCTCGTTACTAACTTTAAAAATGTGATTAATACGATTGAATTTTTTGGAGCGATGTGGAATTCATTACTTGTATCTACCATTACGACAATAGGTGTTTTGTTTTTATGTTCCCTTGCCGGTTACGCATTTGCAAAATTACGATTCAAGGGCCGAAACTTTTTATTCTTCGCCATTTTAGTTACGATGATGATACCACCGCAACTAGGTTTGATTCCGCAATATATTATCATCACCAAATTAGATTGGCTAAATGACATGAAAGCAATCATTTTTCCAGGATTAATTGATGCATTCGGCATTTTTTGGATGCGTCAGTACATTAGCAGTAATGTACCGGATGAGCTTGTTGATGCCGCTAAGATTGATGGCTGTTCTCATTTTCGAGTGTATTGGAATATTGCCGTACCTGTTGTCATTCCAGCATTTGCAACACTTGCGATCATCCGGTTTATGTACATTTGGAATGATTTTCTCTGGCCGTTAGTCGTGTTGAGAGAAGAATCTTCATATACCATTCAAGTAGCTCTAAGAGGTTTAATTGATAATTACGTACGGGATAATGGTATGATTATGTCAGGAACATTCTGGGCAACAGTACCGTTAATTATTATTTTCTTATTACTAAACAAATTATTTATTTCTAGCTTGACAGAAGGAGCTGTTAAAAGCTAA
- a CDS encoding biotin-dependent carboxyltransferase family protein encodes MSIEIIEQGLHTTIQDQGRFGFQSYGIPVSGAMDDFAAKMANLLLNNEANLAVLEMGYVGPTLTFHQNAIIAVTGADMSANINDQSLPMCQPVSIQAGDTLQFRTVKTGGFAYLAVKEGFDIPAILGSRSTVVRANIDGILGRKLAVGDVLPLCQAHQLPSPLHWGLSSALFDYIKQPNKVIRYLEGAQSDWFESDQLETRDWALSTQSNRMGYRLEGTPLEQIHEKQLLTEATAYGSIQVPPNGLPIILMADGQPTGGYPKIGQVVKVDLGKVSQIRPGQPFTFQKITLDDAISLLAKREVDLKRIQTFTMEKWGEIYR; translated from the coding sequence ATGTCGATTGAAATCATTGAACAAGGTCTACATACAACGATTCAAGATCAAGGCAGGTTTGGATTCCAGTCTTATGGCATTCCTGTTAGTGGAGCAATGGACGATTTTGCAGCAAAAATGGCTAATCTTTTACTAAATAATGAAGCAAATTTAGCTGTTTTGGAAATGGGCTATGTCGGCCCAACACTGACATTTCACCAAAACGCAATTATTGCGGTAACAGGAGCTGACATGTCTGCAAACATAAATGATCAATCATTACCCATGTGCCAGCCCGTTTCCATTCAAGCTGGTGATACCCTTCAATTCCGAACGGTCAAAACAGGTGGATTCGCATATTTAGCAGTAAAAGAAGGATTTGATATTCCTGCAATATTAGGAAGCAGAAGCACCGTGGTACGAGCGAATATCGATGGTATATTGGGCAGAAAGCTTGCAGTAGGAGATGTGTTGCCTCTCTGCCAAGCACATCAATTACCATCGCCATTACATTGGGGACTTAGTTCAGCGTTGTTTGATTATATCAAACAACCTAATAAGGTGATCCGATATTTAGAAGGAGCACAATCCGACTGGTTCGAATCCGATCAGCTCGAAACAAGGGATTGGGCTTTGTCTACCCAGTCCAATCGAATGGGATATCGATTGGAAGGTACACCGCTTGAACAAATCCATGAGAAACAGTTGTTAACAGAGGCTACCGCATATGGTTCGATCCAAGTTCCACCGAATGGTTTACCTATTATTTTAATGGCAGATGGTCAGCCAACAGGAGGATATCCGAAAATTGGTCAGGTAGTAAAGGTGGATTTAGGAAAAGTCAGCCAGATCAGGCCTGGTCAACCTTTCACTTTTCAAAAAATCACATTAGATGATGCAATATCCCTTTTGGCTAAAAGAGAGGTTGATTTGAAACGTATCCAAACGTTTACAATGGAAAAATGGGGAGAGATTTATAGATGA
- a CDS encoding extracellular solute-binding protein, producing MKKWWMLLLTLGLFMVLVACSDDDTSGETSSDEGNTSNEEDASGGEDQVELTFWVFGSAGYDVLAEEYMEENPNIKININEGEMEDVHNNLFTSISAGSGAPDISMVEVSNVAKFMEASDRFYNLYEYGAEEIKDKYLDWKWQQAESVDGSFQLGLPTDIGPTTMFYRTDVMEEAGLPTDPAELAAEIDTWDAYYEAAKTIKDKTGKPISDSPELMFNAIRDQQESQYFNEDDELIMEDTVKEAYDFTTKMIQEGLIGQNALWTPEWGSAMEEGSYATLIGAPAWMIANVKGNAPESSGKWSLTTIPEGAGNWGGSFLTIPAESEHPQEAYDFIEWLVSPEIQLKSFHNNGLFPSAPEVYEDEEFLATTDEYFSGAETAKIFAEAAESVQPVYMGVNYSIANAEIVTALTNVAVEGADPQKEWDAAIERIESQLERQ from the coding sequence ATGAAAAAGTGGTGGATGCTTTTATTAACACTAGGATTATTTATGGTTTTGGTAGCTTGTAGTGACGATGACACCAGTGGAGAAACTTCCTCTGATGAAGGGAATACCAGTAATGAAGAAGATGCCAGTGGTGGAGAAGATCAAGTAGAATTGACTTTTTGGGTGTTTGGAAGTGCAGGTTACGATGTTTTAGCAGAAGAATACATGGAGGAAAATCCGAATATCAAAATCAATATTAACGAAGGCGAAATGGAAGATGTACACAATAACTTGTTCACGTCGATATCTGCAGGTAGTGGTGCGCCCGATATTTCCATGGTAGAGGTCAGTAATGTAGCCAAGTTCATGGAGGCAAGTGATCGTTTTTATAATTTATATGAATATGGTGCTGAAGAAATCAAAGATAAATATTTAGATTGGAAATGGCAGCAAGCAGAAAGTGTCGATGGATCGTTTCAATTAGGATTGCCTACCGATATTGGACCAACAACGATGTTTTACCGGACAGATGTAATGGAAGAAGCAGGATTACCAACAGATCCAGCAGAATTAGCAGCGGAGATCGATACGTGGGATGCCTATTATGAAGCAGCCAAAACGATAAAAGACAAAACAGGCAAGCCAATTAGCGATAGTCCTGAATTAATGTTTAATGCCATTCGTGATCAACAGGAATCTCAATACTTTAACGAAGATGATGAATTAATTATGGAAGATACAGTAAAAGAAGCATACGACTTTACCACAAAAATGATACAAGAAGGACTCATTGGCCAAAACGCTCTTTGGACACCTGAATGGGGCAGTGCGATGGAAGAAGGAAGCTATGCGACTTTAATCGGTGCTCCAGCTTGGATGATTGCTAACGTCAAAGGGAATGCACCGGAATCTAGTGGGAAATGGTCATTAACAACAATTCCGGAAGGTGCGGGTAACTGGGGCGGTTCATTCTTAACTATTCCGGCTGAGTCAGAGCATCCACAGGAAGCATACGATTTTATTGAATGGCTGGTTTCACCTGAGATTCAGCTGAAATCATTCCATAACAATGGACTATTCCCATCTGCTCCAGAAGTATATGAAGATGAAGAATTTCTAGCGACAACTGATGAATATTTCAGTGGTGCAGAAACAGCCAAAATTTTCGCAGAAGCGGCAGAATCTGTGCAACCTGTATACATGGGAGTTAATTACTCGATTGCCAATGCAGAGATTGTTACTGCTCTCACGAACGTTGCAGTTGAAGGTGCTGACCCGCAGAAAGAGTGGGATGCGGCGATAGAACGAATCGAATCACAATTAGAGCGGCAATAA
- a CDS encoding methyl-accepting chemotaxis protein — translation MMKKKVSTKTKRQSHRFQLKNLKIGKKYGLIQTIILLLFLGATIYVSMLLQTLNSNMDVMRDEGDRVATVTELDALIREKGEKIYEYMYQPDKSIVDAFAEVDAQTLELRESLISSMDTAEELELFNTISEMDDLISENFHKIVDYHNEGSDNNARIYADQAGYYQSITVENIAKLKKIADQTQEAAIQNVNEDKEEVLFTLIKSFAVAFIVGVVLFIIMNRHITRSIQQVISLSNQIAEGDLRAATVTYDGKDEIGQLAQSVNRLGDNLRQIVSKVVTVSDTVSQQSDVLSHSAGGVKSGTEQIASTMQELASGSETQANHAGNVSAKMNDFSLKVQGANENGRNIESSSAGVLTMTTDGQHMMELSVQQMDRVHSIVQASVEKVRGLDVQTKEISQLVAVIKDIAEQTNLLALNAAIESARAGEHGKGFAVVADEVRKLAEQVAHSVTDITTIVNTIQTESSSVTNALEEGYREVTTGSDQIKQTGATFEQINLAVSEMVENIRTVTTNLAEMTSSSEEINIAVEEIASISEESAAGVEETSAAAQQASSAMEEVSINSKDLSLLAEELNEAVKQFKL, via the coding sequence ATGATGAAAAAGAAAGTGAGTACTAAAACAAAAAGACAGTCACACCGTTTTCAATTGAAAAATCTGAAAATCGGTAAGAAATATGGCCTGATTCAGACGATCATCTTGCTACTTTTTCTAGGAGCAACTATCTATGTCTCGATGTTGTTGCAAACGTTAAATAGTAATATGGATGTGATGAGAGATGAGGGTGACCGTGTCGCAACTGTGACAGAATTAGATGCATTGATCAGGGAAAAAGGGGAAAAAATCTACGAATATATGTATCAGCCGGACAAGTCAATCGTGGATGCTTTTGCAGAAGTTGATGCACAGACACTGGAGTTAAGAGAATCACTGATATCATCGATGGACACGGCTGAAGAACTAGAACTTTTCAACACCATTTCTGAAATGGATGACCTGATCTCTGAAAACTTCCATAAAATTGTTGACTACCATAATGAAGGATCGGATAATAATGCTCGTATTTATGCCGATCAGGCAGGCTATTATCAATCTATCACAGTAGAAAATATTGCTAAATTGAAGAAAATCGCCGATCAAACGCAAGAAGCCGCTATTCAAAATGTGAACGAAGATAAAGAAGAAGTGTTGTTTACGTTAATTAAATCATTTGCAGTAGCATTTATTGTTGGAGTTGTTTTGTTTATCATTATGAATCGTCATATCACCCGAAGCATCCAACAAGTAATTTCCCTCAGTAATCAAATTGCAGAGGGAGATTTACGAGCAGCAACAGTTACCTATGATGGCAAGGATGAAATTGGTCAACTTGCCCAAAGTGTGAACAGGCTTGGAGACAACCTCCGACAGATTGTTTCGAAAGTAGTAACCGTTTCAGATACCGTTTCTCAACAGAGTGATGTCTTATCTCATTCCGCTGGGGGAGTCAAATCAGGGACAGAACAAATAGCTTCCACGATGCAGGAATTGGCTTCAGGAAGTGAAACACAGGCAAATCATGCGGGAAATGTATCTGCCAAGATGAATGATTTTTCTTTAAAGGTGCAGGGTGCTAATGAAAATGGCAGGAATATCGAATCATCCTCTGCTGGTGTTCTCACGATGACGACAGACGGGCAGCATATGATGGAATTGTCTGTTCAACAGATGGATCGAGTCCATTCGATTGTGCAAGCATCCGTTGAAAAAGTGAGAGGACTCGACGTTCAAACGAAAGAAATTTCTCAGTTGGTTGCTGTAATCAAGGATATTGCAGAGCAAACCAATTTATTAGCACTAAACGCAGCAATTGAATCTGCAAGAGCAGGTGAGCACGGAAAAGGTTTTGCAGTAGTAGCAGATGAAGTTCGGAAATTGGCCGAACAGGTTGCCCATTCGGTTACCGATATTACGACGATCGTGAACACAATTCAAACGGAATCGTCCAGTGTTACCAATGCTTTAGAAGAAGGCTATAGAGAGGTAACAACAGGTTCTGATCAGATTAAACAAACGGGAGCAACCTTTGAACAAATCAATTTAGCGGTTAGTGAAATGGTCGAAAACATTCGTACCGTAACAACGAATCTTGCTGAAATGACTTCAAGCAGTGAAGAGATTAATATCGCAGTAGAAGAAATAGCATCCATTTCGGAAGAATCAGCTGCTGGAGTCGAGGAGACATCAGCAGCTGCTCAGCAAGCCAGCAGTGCAATGGAAGAAGTTTCAATTAATTCGAAAGATCTATCATTACTTGCAGAAGAATTAAATGAAGCCGTGAAACAGTTTAAACTTTAA
- a CDS encoding YesL family protein — protein MNQSEPIFFRVLNVIAAFITLQLFWFFFSLGIITVIPATIAMYAVVLEWSKNGIELGIWKTFFHSFKYYFRRTLFLGLYVGGITFILALNASILPALTGSHQLFMQAVWLFAVSIFLFTLLSIMPLVVTSHLKGLKLWKHAWIATFTILPDILLVGSIAVVFAAVSLYIPVALVALISLFAFIHMNIWQRAVKKLPQDFLDQCLLKYRYR, from the coding sequence ATGAATCAATCAGAGCCAATCTTTTTTAGGGTACTAAACGTCATTGCGGCATTCATTACCTTACAACTGTTCTGGTTTTTCTTCTCTTTAGGGATTATCACAGTTATTCCCGCAACAATTGCCATGTATGCGGTGGTCTTGGAATGGTCTAAGAATGGGATCGAACTTGGCATCTGGAAAACTTTTTTTCACTCGTTTAAATATTATTTCCGAAGAACTTTATTTTTGGGATTATATGTAGGAGGAATAACGTTTATCCTTGCACTGAATGCCAGCATACTACCTGCATTAACAGGTTCCCATCAACTTTTCATGCAAGCAGTCTGGTTGTTTGCGGTAAGTATTTTTCTCTTTACACTGCTTTCCATTATGCCACTTGTTGTGACTTCACACTTGAAAGGTTTAAAATTGTGGAAGCATGCTTGGATCGCAACTTTTACCATATTGCCTGATATTCTTTTGGTTGGTTCCATTGCGGTGGTTTTTGCAGCGGTCAGCCTATATATTCCAGTAGCTTTAGTGGCATTAATCAGTCTGTTCGCCTTTATCCATATGAACATATGGCAGCGAGCGGTGAAGAAGTTACCACAAGATTTCTTGGATCAATGTTTACTAAAATATCGTTATCGTTAA
- a CDS encoding LacI family DNA-binding transcriptional regulator, whose product MKLTIREIAKMAGVSPGTVSKVINQTGSISPNTIQKVKRVIEDTGYQPSFSAKALATKKSNMIGLIYAGEVHVEFNHPFFNQVINAFKNSVGQLGYDLLVFSNQSFNIGKEDYVARAKHYQLDGCLIIAGEHIEEAIYQLDQSDIPTVAVDLELSGERSSYVMADNEKISRQVVEYFYLNGIRKVAFIGGQEDSVISNVRKEAFEQSMKDYGMDLRNEWIKYGNYFEESGYQKMKEIIESGHIPDAVYAVSDMMALGVIKAIKEAGFSIPNDIKVIGCDDIEACRYSDPALATVKQDQVKIGRLAANILHDLISERTVQKAVYVDPELIIRRSSEM is encoded by the coding sequence ATGAAATTAACTATAAGAGAAATAGCAAAAATGGCAGGGGTTTCACCAGGGACTGTATCAAAAGTTATCAATCAAACAGGTAGCATTAGTCCAAATACAATACAAAAAGTAAAGCGGGTTATTGAAGATACCGGTTATCAACCGAGCTTTTCAGCGAAAGCGCTAGCAACAAAGAAATCGAATATGATTGGTCTGATTTATGCAGGGGAAGTACATGTAGAATTTAACCATCCTTTTTTTAATCAGGTCATTAACGCCTTTAAAAATTCGGTAGGGCAGCTTGGCTATGATCTTCTCGTTTTTTCCAATCAGTCTTTTAACATTGGAAAAGAAGATTATGTAGCTAGAGCGAAGCATTATCAGTTGGATGGATGTCTGATTATTGCAGGGGAACATATCGAGGAAGCCATTTATCAATTAGACCAGAGTGATATTCCTACTGTTGCTGTTGATTTGGAATTATCCGGAGAGAGATCAAGCTATGTGATGGCAGATAATGAAAAGATATCCAGGCAAGTAGTAGAGTATTTTTATTTGAATGGTATTCGTAAGGTAGCCTTTATCGGCGGACAAGAAGATTCTGTGATTTCAAACGTACGTAAAGAAGCATTTGAACAGTCAATGAAGGATTATGGCATGGATCTCCGTAACGAGTGGATTAAGTATGGTAATTATTTTGAAGAGAGTGGTTACCAGAAGATGAAGGAAATCATCGAGTCCGGTCATATTCCTGATGCGGTTTATGCGGTCTCTGATATGATGGCTTTAGGTGTTATCAAAGCGATTAAGGAGGCAGGTTTCTCCATTCCGAATGATATTAAAGTAATTGGATGTGATGATATTGAAGCATGTCGGTATAGTGATCCAGCACTGGCCACAGTCAAGCAGGATCAAGTGAAAATCGGCCGGCTTGCTGCAAATATTTTGCATGATCTGATCAGTGAAAGAACTGTGCAAAAAGCGGTATATGTGGATCCAGAACTAATCATTCGAAGATCAAGTGAAATGTAA
- a CDS encoding 5-oxoprolinase subunit PxpA: MKKLLLNCDLGESFGAYQLGNDKAIIPLVDAVNIACGFHAGDPHVMGKTVRLAKEHHVQIGAHPGFPDLQGFGRRKMQISPKNVYDLIIYQVGALKGFTEANHVHLQHVKPHGALYNQACQDNDLAIAIAQAVYDLDPSLTLVGLSGSALIKAGRAKGLTVENEVFADRTYQDDGSLTPRTLPNAVIDDTDKMLKQMETIIHNGTIRTISGIVRHIEADTVCVHGDSDEALQLIQAIRKLVVK; the protein is encoded by the coding sequence ATGAAGAAACTGTTACTAAATTGTGATTTAGGGGAAAGCTTCGGTGCCTATCAATTAGGTAACGATAAGGCCATTATTCCACTTGTCGATGCTGTAAACATCGCTTGCGGCTTTCATGCCGGAGATCCTCATGTCATGGGAAAGACCGTCCGTTTAGCAAAAGAGCATCATGTTCAAATTGGCGCACATCCAGGTTTTCCAGATTTACAAGGGTTTGGTCGCAGAAAAATGCAAATCTCCCCGAAAAATGTATATGATCTGATTATTTATCAAGTCGGTGCGCTAAAAGGCTTTACAGAAGCTAATCATGTTCACCTGCAACATGTTAAGCCTCACGGAGCGCTCTATAATCAGGCATGTCAAGACAACGATTTAGCGATAGCCATTGCGCAAGCTGTATATGATTTGGACCCTTCCTTAACTCTAGTTGGTCTTTCCGGGAGCGCATTGATAAAAGCGGGGAGAGCGAAAGGATTAACCGTTGAAAATGAAGTATTCGCAGACCGCACCTATCAGGATGATGGCAGTTTAACACCTAGAACGTTACCAAATGCGGTGATAGATGACACTGACAAGATGTTAAAACAAATGGAGACGATCATCCATAATGGTACGATACGAACGATTTCCGGAATAGTGAGACATATAGAAGCTGATACGGTTTGTGTGCATGGAGACAGCGATGAAGCATTGCAATTAATTCAGGCGATCCGGAAACTAGTAGTCAAATGA
- a CDS encoding cold-shock protein translates to MAFFNNEKEPVKNVETNVWSCVSDDCQGWMRENYSFHEEPSCPICQSEMKKEIRVIPELK, encoded by the coding sequence ATGGCTTTCTTTAATAATGAAAAAGAACCAGTAAAAAATGTTGAAACAAACGTTTGGTCTTGTGTCAGCGATGATTGCCAAGGATGGATGCGAGAAAATTATTCTTTTCACGAAGAGCCATCTTGTCCAATCTGTCAGTCAGAAATGAAGAAAGAAATACGCGTAATTCCCGAATTGAAATAG
- the pxpB gene encoding 5-oxoprolinase subunit PxpB codes for MLFQSISENAMLVQFPFYAGLAERLNMYKHLLEAERSLAVNEVVLGYSTMTIYFNPFVTGHNQMKKNVQSVIENATSCSPTEGKHHHIPVCYDRSLAPDLDDVLAYHTFSLKELIALHSEPEYKVAFLGFSPGFPFLSGMQEQLATPRKEKPRLNVPVGSVGIAGLQTGIYPSSSPGGWQIIGRTPINLLPLQTEKPTLFEAGDRLSFYPITPTEFEQIMKKEQRPYVD; via the coding sequence ATGTTATTCCAATCAATCTCAGAAAACGCAATGCTAGTACAGTTCCCATTTTATGCGGGTCTCGCAGAACGATTAAATATGTATAAACATCTATTGGAAGCTGAGCGTTCTTTAGCGGTAAACGAAGTTGTATTAGGGTATTCTACCATGACGATCTATTTCAATCCTTTCGTGACAGGTCACAATCAGATGAAAAAAAACGTTCAATCAGTGATAGAAAACGCCACCTCTTGTTCTCCAACAGAAGGAAAACACCATCATATACCAGTCTGTTATGACCGCTCATTGGCACCTGATTTGGATGACGTGTTAGCATACCATACCTTTTCATTGAAAGAATTAATTGCATTACATAGTGAACCTGAATATAAAGTAGCATTTTTAGGCTTTTCTCCTGGCTTTCCTTTCTTATCAGGGATGCAGGAGCAACTTGCAACACCTAGAAAAGAAAAGCCTAGGCTAAATGTCCCGGTAGGGTCAGTAGGAATTGCCGGTTTACAGACAGGAATATACCCAAGTTCATCACCTGGAGGGTGGCAAATTATCGGACGAACTCCGATAAACCTTTTGCCTTTACAAACGGAGAAACCAACGCTTTTTGAAGCAGGTGATCGGCTTTCGTTCTATCCCATCACTCCGACAGAGTTCGAACAAATCATGAAAAAGGAGCAGCGCCCATATGTCGATTGA